One region of Aeromicrobium sp. Sec7.5 genomic DNA includes:
- a CDS encoding glycosyltransferase yields MTTPGTLLQRIHLAATVPAPDDLYVRAEAGTIDRTRSSVTVHPSSLATTRTYFGRVEASHWQRWTRVRDVEVHMTVRGHGTVLLVSDDFSPTTSIVERADVDAVDSAQALTLRAPLDHYLDEGHLWLEISTTTGSLTVSDVTVTTPTEAADRLTGLVICTYNRPTDCVATLGALVADPAMRTVVDSVVVVDQGDRLIADEPGFDAVAEGLGERLLVVRQPNLGGAGGFTRGMLETRDRFAGRPGDVLLMDDDIRLDPETVLRMSAFGSLTLRPTLVGGQMLNLHHPSQLVAQGENTALDRFVAGVPSDRFSNADLLAELPGKRVDADYAAWWACLVPAEVIDEVGLPIPLFFQWDDIEFGIRARSRGHATVTLPGSGVWHADFAMKDWDDWPLFFRTRNALIVSSLYLGDFPGSGLESLGRQLRHFLVEYRYGLIATVVAAIDAFLDGPDQIADGGRTALAAVHALRADHPETKRLTPEELAEIGLGDVRLALELPMPDDPDRFLRQLLRRQLRLKVSGAAAIDSITSWWHAGSFSTVVATDRTQSTFRVRRISRRKSLESYREIRRALRQLKRRGPAAQAAWRAAMPELTSRDNWDRLFRS; encoded by the coding sequence ATGACGACACCTGGCACGCTGCTGCAGCGCATCCACCTCGCAGCGACGGTTCCCGCGCCCGACGACCTGTACGTGCGGGCCGAGGCCGGCACGATCGACCGCACGCGCAGCTCCGTCACGGTCCACCCGTCGAGCCTGGCCACCACCCGCACCTACTTCGGCCGGGTCGAGGCCTCGCACTGGCAGCGCTGGACCCGCGTGCGCGACGTCGAGGTCCACATGACGGTGCGCGGCCATGGCACCGTCCTACTGGTCTCGGACGACTTCTCCCCGACGACCAGCATCGTCGAGCGGGCCGACGTCGACGCGGTCGATTCGGCCCAGGCCCTGACGCTGCGAGCCCCGCTGGACCACTACCTCGACGAGGGCCACCTGTGGCTCGAGATCTCCACCACGACCGGCAGCCTGACCGTCAGCGACGTCACCGTGACGACCCCGACGGAGGCGGCCGATCGACTGACGGGCCTCGTGATCTGCACGTACAACCGGCCGACCGACTGCGTCGCGACCCTCGGCGCGCTGGTCGCCGATCCCGCGATGCGCACGGTGGTGGACTCGGTCGTGGTGGTCGACCAAGGTGATCGACTCATCGCCGACGAGCCCGGTTTCGACGCCGTCGCCGAGGGGCTCGGCGAGCGCCTCCTCGTCGTCCGCCAGCCCAACCTCGGCGGCGCCGGTGGGTTCACCCGCGGCATGCTCGAGACCCGTGACCGGTTCGCGGGCCGCCCGGGCGACGTCCTGCTGATGGACGACGACATCCGCCTCGACCCCGAGACCGTGCTGCGCATGAGCGCGTTCGGGTCGCTCACGCTGCGGCCCACGCTCGTCGGCGGCCAGATGCTCAACCTCCACCACCCCTCGCAGCTCGTGGCCCAGGGGGAGAACACCGCGCTCGACCGGTTCGTCGCCGGGGTGCCGAGCGACCGCTTCTCGAACGCCGACCTGCTCGCCGAGCTGCCCGGCAAGCGGGTCGACGCCGACTACGCCGCGTGGTGGGCGTGCCTCGTGCCCGCCGAGGTCATCGACGAGGTCGGCCTGCCCATCCCCCTGTTCTTCCAGTGGGACGACATCGAGTTCGGCATCCGGGCACGAAGCCGGGGACACGCCACCGTCACGCTTCCCGGCAGCGGGGTCTGGCACGCCGACTTCGCGATGAAGGACTGGGACGACTGGCCCCTCTTCTTCCGCACGCGCAACGCGCTGATCGTCTCGTCGCTCTACCTCGGCGACTTCCCCGGCAGCGGCCTGGAGTCGCTCGGGCGTCAGCTCCGCCACTTCCTGGTCGAGTACCGCTACGGCCTGATCGCCACGGTGGTCGCAGCGATCGACGCCTTCCTCGACGGACCCGATCAGATCGCCGACGGGGGCCGTACCGCGCTCGCCGCGGTGCACGCCCTCCGTGCCGACCATCCCGAGACGAAGCGCCTGACGCCGGAAGAGCTCGCCGAGATCGGTCTGGGCGACGTCCGCCTCGCGCTCGAGCTCCCGATGCCCGACGACCCGGACCGCTTCCTGCGCCAGCTCCTCCGCCGGCAGCTCCGGCTGAAGGTGTCCGGAGCCGCCGCGATCGACTCGATCACGAGCTGGTGGCACGCCGGCTCGTTCAGCACCGTCGTCGCCACGGACCGCACCCAGTCGACGTTCCGGGTGCGTCGCATCTCGCGACGCAAGTCGTTGGAGTCCTACCGCGAGATCCGCCGTGCGCTCCGCCAGCTCAAGCGCCGGGGCCCGGCCGCGCAGGCGGCCTGGCGGGCCGCCATGCCGGAGCTGACGAGTCGCGACAACTGGGACCGCCTCTTCCGCTCCTGA
- a CDS encoding S-layer homology domain-containing protein, with amino-acid sequence MSVLRAVLAPAVLAMVATVAIPTAARADFTDVPPQHVFAAEIEWLAEQGITTGYPNGNGTTRFEPGAPVLREQMAAFLYRYANATATETSCGLVDVPANHAFAKQICWLIGTGVSTGYATQVGTEFRGSQPVLREQMAAFLDRLAEVESSLSTPGTAPFLDVPTGHTFAKQIAWLATTGVTTGYATPGGTEFRGSQPVLREQMAAFLHRYDGFVGWTVDAALDLVSISAASTSGGNQASLGPATSADGRYVVFSTLSSNLVDSDNNGTLDVFWRDTVTGQMKLVSRAASETGVLGNGASTVPDVSDDGRYVTFESLANNLVPGDTNSTGDIFRRDMTTGAITIESRSSAAVLANGASQQASMSADGRYVTFISYSDNLAAGDTTAAPDVFVRDIANGQTIRVGLGPGGANPNSSALSPTISADGRLVAFQSSATNLVVGDDNGQFDVFRWNRDTGITTLISDDPFDNGRHSVSSRPRISDDGEFIAYHAFDLDTASEGVDPHGDVFLWGRAGASTTLVSASPTGAPANGTSLGGSVSADGRYVSFSSDASNLVVGDIGGQADVFLYDRLTRVTTLVSANGSKVGGNAESVTGVVSPDGDRVVFQSASTNFVLLGTFATYQIYQWRREGDG; translated from the coding sequence ATGTCCGTCCTCCGCGCCGTTCTGGCCCCCGCAGTGCTCGCCATGGTCGCCACGGTCGCGATCCCCACGGCGGCCCGTGCCGACTTCACCGACGTCCCGCCTCAGCACGTGTTCGCGGCGGAGATCGAGTGGTTGGCCGAGCAGGGCATCACCACGGGCTACCCGAACGGCAACGGCACCACGCGGTTCGAGCCCGGCGCACCGGTGCTGCGCGAACAGATGGCGGCCTTCCTCTACCGGTACGCGAATGCGACGGCGACCGAGACCTCCTGCGGCTTGGTGGACGTACCGGCGAACCACGCATTCGCGAAGCAGATCTGCTGGCTCATCGGCACCGGAGTCTCCACGGGATACGCGACCCAGGTCGGGACCGAGTTCCGTGGCTCGCAGCCGGTGCTGCGGGAGCAGATGGCGGCGTTCCTCGACCGGCTGGCCGAGGTCGAGTCGTCATTGTCGACCCCGGGCACGGCCCCCTTCCTGGACGTGCCGACCGGCCACACCTTCGCCAAGCAGATCGCGTGGCTCGCCACGACTGGCGTCACGACGGGATACGCGACCCCGGGAGGCACCGAGTTCCGTGGCTCGCAGCCGGTGCTGCGGGAGCAGATGGCAGCGTTCCTGCACCGGTACGACGGTTTCGTCGGCTGGACGGTCGACGCCGCGCTCGACCTCGTGTCGATCTCGGCCGCCTCGACCTCCGGCGGCAACCAGGCGTCGCTCGGCCCGGCCACGTCGGCCGACGGCCGCTACGTGGTGTTCTCGACGCTTTCGAGCAACCTCGTCGACAGTGACAACAACGGCACCTTGGACGTCTTCTGGCGGGACACGGTGACAGGCCAGATGAAGCTGGTCTCCCGAGCGGCCTCCGAGACGGGCGTCCTGGGCAACGGGGCTTCGACCGTCCCGGACGTCTCCGACGACGGCCGCTACGTGACCTTCGAGTCCTTGGCGAACAACCTGGTGCCGGGTGACACCAACTCCACCGGCGACATCTTCCGACGCGACATGACCACGGGGGCCATCACGATCGAGTCGCGCAGCTCGGCCGCCGTCCTGGCGAACGGCGCGTCGCAGCAGGCGAGCATGTCGGCGGACGGTCGGTACGTCACCTTCATCAGCTACTCCGACAACCTGGCCGCCGGGGACACCACCGCGGCGCCCGACGTCTTCGTGCGTGACATTGCCAACGGTCAGACGATCCGGGTCGGGCTCGGGCCTGGTGGCGCGAACCCGAACAGCTCGGCCCTGTCGCCGACGATCTCGGCCGACGGTCGTCTTGTGGCGTTCCAGTCGAGTGCGACCAATCTCGTGGTCGGAGACGACAACGGCCAGTTCGACGTGTTCCGCTGGAACCGCGACACCGGGATCACGACGCTGATCTCCGACGACCCGTTCGACAACGGCAGACACAGCGTGTCGTCGCGACCGCGCATCTCCGACGACGGCGAGTTCATCGCGTACCACGCGTTCGACCTCGACACGGCGTCCGAAGGTGTGGACCCGCACGGCGATGTGTTCCTCTGGGGCCGTGCCGGCGCGTCGACGACCCTGGTCTCGGCATCTCCGACCGGCGCCCCGGCGAACGGCACCTCCCTCGGCGGTTCCGTCTCGGCCGACGGCAGGTACGTGTCGTTCAGCTCGGATGCGTCGAACCTGGTCGTGGGCGACATCGGTGGCCAGGCGGACGTCTTCCTGTACGACCGGTTGACCCGGGTCACGACCCTCGTGTCGGCTAACGGCTCGAAGGTCGGCGGCAACGCCGAGTCGGTCACCGGGGTCGTGAGCCCGGACGGCGACCGGGTCGTGTTCCAGAGCGCGTCCACCAACTTCGTGCTGCTCGGCACCTTCGCGACCTATCAGATCTACCAGTGGCGTCGCGAGGGCGACGGCTGA
- a CDS encoding HAD family hydrolase yields MDWNEYDAALFDLDGVITPTAEVHMRAWSKMFNDFLVAQRVDERYTDADYHRYVDGKPRYDGVRSFLESRGITLPEGTRDDPSDAETVSGLGNRKNDVFMQVLHDEGVQAYPGSLRLVEALTAAGVRRAIVSSSRNAPAVLEAAGITDRFELIVHGGVAAEVGLAGKPAPDTYEYAADQLGVAHGKAVVLEDALSGVEAGAAGDFGLVVGVNRGAGADALREHGADIVVDDLEELL; encoded by the coding sequence GTGGACTGGAACGAGTACGACGCTGCCCTCTTCGACCTCGACGGCGTGATCACGCCGACCGCCGAGGTGCACATGCGTGCGTGGTCGAAGATGTTCAACGACTTCCTGGTCGCCCAGCGGGTCGACGAGCGCTACACCGACGCCGACTACCACCGTTACGTCGACGGCAAGCCCCGCTACGACGGCGTGCGCTCGTTCCTGGAGTCGCGCGGCATCACGTTGCCCGAGGGCACGCGCGACGACCCGTCCGACGCCGAGACGGTCAGCGGGCTCGGCAACCGCAAGAACGACGTCTTCATGCAGGTGCTGCACGACGAGGGCGTCCAGGCCTACCCCGGTTCGCTGCGCCTGGTGGAGGCGCTCACCGCCGCGGGGGTCCGCCGCGCGATCGTGTCGAGCTCCCGCAACGCTCCGGCCGTGCTCGAGGCGGCCGGCATCACCGACCGCTTCGAGCTGATCGTCCACGGCGGTGTCGCCGCCGAGGTGGGTCTCGCGGGCAAGCCGGCTCCCGACACCTACGAGTACGCCGCCGACCAGCTCGGCGTGGCGCACGGCAAGGCCGTCGTGCTCGAGGACGCCCTGTCGGGCGTCGAGGCGGGTGCGGCCGGTGATTTCGGTCTCGTCGTGGGCGTGAACCGTGGCGCCGGCGCCGACGCACTGCGCGAGCATGGAGCCGACATCGTCGTCGACGACCTGGAAGAGCTGCTCTGA
- a CDS encoding S-layer homology domain-containing protein translates to MMSIRPFRSAGRLAVAALAVAGLSASTLVPGSGDTGDATTVTTASAAPAPVAAPSVPVPVPQESSSPAGDEAGPDETVLGPAAVEAIGDDLGEVAALNELTDEELTERLQDPTYGVGPDGRLFVAEFLDEEHTADQAEVGGAGGDEPVALAAVVPLDQTFGLSSLPGSRRTIYLDFDGHTLTNTIWNQVQGIPNGRTVPPFSLDGSDAFSAAELEYIQNVWLAVSEDYAPFDVNVTTRAPSTDQLRRSTSDDQTYGARAIITTPRVQADFPSSCPITSTCAGLAYVDVFDTAGPSHARYEGAFVNAAAVGSPLALTTIVSHEVGHNGGLNHAGFTDGVVTRDYYSGTGNWGPIMGTPYSRPLSQWTNHSYPGHTNEAAADLTVLASHGIAPRPDDAGSTIGSSTPSGWTTSRRGLISTPTDQDVWNIGRCDGTITVSATPSAYSTNLDLALTLVTGTSAAPVEGARVDPPSGQSGSGSSMRATGVAATVQRSAGDTQYYVRVAGSPTGPDTGYGNLGPYTLSATCAGFSQQPAGLPRFTDVPPGQSFFGQIEWLAGSGVSTGYDQGNGTTTFQPSAAVLREQMAAFLYRFAGATASSTSCGLLDVPSSSTFAKEICWLKGTSITTGYAVPGGTQFRGAQPVLREQMAAFLYRFAGEPPSSTSCELLDVPPSSTFAKEICWLKSTGITTGYAVPGGTQFRGSQPVLREQMAAFLSRYDDQGLPVAPAP, encoded by the coding sequence ATGATGTCGATTCGCCCCTTCCGATCCGCCGGCCGCCTCGCGGTCGCGGCCCTCGCAGTGGCGGGTCTGTCGGCCTCCACCCTCGTCCCGGGTTCCGGCGACACCGGCGACGCCACGACGGTGACCACGGCGTCGGCCGCGCCGGCACCGGTCGCCGCGCCGTCGGTTCCGGTTCCGGTTCCGCAGGAGTCGTCGTCGCCCGCCGGTGATGAGGCCGGACCGGACGAGACGGTGCTGGGACCCGCGGCGGTCGAGGCGATCGGCGACGACCTCGGCGAGGTCGCCGCTCTCAACGAGCTGACCGACGAGGAGCTGACCGAGAGACTGCAGGACCCCACCTACGGCGTCGGACCCGACGGCCGGCTGTTCGTGGCCGAGTTCCTCGACGAGGAGCACACGGCCGACCAGGCCGAGGTCGGTGGCGCCGGTGGCGACGAGCCGGTCGCGCTCGCCGCCGTGGTGCCCCTCGACCAGACCTTCGGACTCAGCAGCCTGCCCGGCTCACGCCGCACGATCTACCTGGACTTCGACGGCCACACGTTGACCAACACGATCTGGAACCAGGTGCAGGGCATCCCGAACGGTCGCACGGTGCCGCCGTTCAGCCTGGACGGCTCCGACGCCTTCTCGGCCGCCGAGCTCGAGTACATCCAGAACGTGTGGCTCGCCGTGTCGGAGGACTACGCGCCGTTCGACGTCAACGTGACGACCCGAGCCCCGTCCACCGACCAGCTCCGGCGTTCCACGTCGGACGACCAGACCTACGGCGCTCGCGCGATCATCACGACTCCGCGGGTGCAGGCCGACTTCCCCTCCAGCTGTCCCATCACCTCGACGTGCGCCGGGCTCGCCTACGTCGACGTGTTCGACACCGCCGGTCCATCGCACGCGCGCTACGAGGGCGCGTTCGTCAACGCGGCCGCGGTCGGCAGCCCGCTGGCGCTCACCACGATCGTGAGTCACGAGGTCGGCCACAACGGTGGGCTGAACCACGCCGGCTTCACCGACGGCGTCGTGACGCGCGACTACTACTCCGGAACCGGCAACTGGGGTCCGATCATGGGCACGCCCTACTCGCGGCCGCTCAGCCAGTGGACGAACCACAGCTACCCGGGACACACCAATGAGGCGGCCGCCGACCTGACGGTGCTGGCCTCCCACGGCATCGCGCCGCGACCCGACGACGCAGGTTCGACGATCGGGTCGTCCACACCGTCCGGCTGGACGACGAGCCGTCGTGGACTCATCTCGACCCCGACCGACCAGGACGTGTGGAACATCGGTCGGTGCGATGGCACGATCACGGTCTCCGCCACTCCCTCGGCCTACTCCACCAACCTCGACCTCGCGCTGACCCTCGTGACGGGGACCAGTGCCGCCCCGGTCGAGGGCGCGCGCGTCGATCCGCCCTCGGGACAGTCGGGCTCGGGATCGTCGATGCGGGCGACGGGCGTCGCGGCCACCGTGCAGCGGTCGGCCGGCGACACGCAGTACTACGTCCGGGTGGCGGGCAGCCCGACCGGACCTGACACGGGGTACGGCAACCTCGGCCCGTACACGCTCTCCGCGACCTGCGCGGGCTTCTCCCAGCAGCCGGCAGGTCTTCCGCGCTTCACCGACGTCCCGCCGGGGCAGAGCTTCTTCGGCCAGATCGAGTGGCTCGCCGGTAGCGGGGTCTCGACCGGCTACGACCAGGGCAACGGGACCACGACCTTCCAGCCGTCGGCCGCAGTGCTGCGCGAGCAGATGGCGGCGTTCCTGTACCGGTTCGCGGGTGCGACGGCGTCGTCGACGTCGTGCGGGCTGCTGGACGTGCCGTCGTCGAGCACGTTCGCCAAGGAGATCTGCTGGCTGAAGGGCACGAGCATCACGACGGGGTACGCGGTGCCGGGGGGCACGCAGTTCCGTGGCGCGCAGCCGGTGCTGCGGGAGCAGATGGCGGCGTTCCTGTACCGGTTCGCGGGCGAGCCCCCGTCGTCGACGTCGTGCGAGCTGCTGGACGTGCCGCCGTCGAGCACGTTCGCCAAGGAGATCTGCTGGCTCAAGAGCACCGGCATCACGACGGGGTACGCGGTGCCGGGTGGCACCCAGTTCCGCGGCTCGCAGCCCGTGCTGCGTGAGCAGATGGCCGCGTTCCTGTCCCGCTACGACGACCAGGGCCTGCCCGTGGCCCCCGCGCCGTGA
- a CDS encoding polysaccharide pyruvyl transferase family protein, protein MLRARGRRGRRTYLIGVAGHPNFGDEAITRGWLRWLAKHRPRDEVWLDVPNPAGAAALLHGEHPHLVVVDTVHRLGLDADPTSAGSVVAHVDQVLTEPWRAPRWLAGIEALRSADVVHLVGGGFVNAQRPHPASVLAAMSWMGEHTPARLAISGAGLTPGFTELPELYATLGPRLEVATVRDPESALLLPTAEVGADDVWLGGVEQHLDQRAGTADVMVIAQGDGHDRLDELASTVGDLLDAWGVGADDFAVVEANPPVDGHVRAALEERFGDHRFHSFGEVVTHGLPARRGQRWITTRYHPHLLAAAVGASGVAISVSDGYYDVKHRAVTAAGSGWPVIGIGDAPVDAGDAGDLPGRAGEHAAGLARLAARIHA, encoded by the coding sequence ATGCTCCGCGCGCGCGGGCGACGAGGTCGCCGTACCTATCTGATCGGCGTGGCCGGGCACCCCAACTTCGGCGACGAGGCGATCACCCGCGGCTGGTTGCGCTGGCTCGCGAAGCATCGCCCGCGCGACGAGGTCTGGCTCGACGTGCCCAACCCCGCCGGCGCCGCCGCGCTGCTGCACGGCGAGCACCCGCACCTGGTGGTCGTCGACACGGTGCACCGCCTCGGTCTCGACGCCGACCCGACCAGTGCCGGCTCGGTCGTCGCCCACGTCGACCAGGTCCTGACCGAGCCGTGGCGCGCGCCGCGCTGGCTGGCCGGGATCGAGGCTCTCCGCTCCGCCGACGTCGTCCACCTCGTCGGCGGCGGCTTCGTGAACGCCCAGCGCCCGCACCCCGCCTCGGTCCTCGCGGCGATGAGCTGGATGGGCGAGCACACCCCGGCACGCCTCGCGATCAGTGGCGCGGGCCTGACCCCCGGCTTCACCGAGCTGCCCGAGCTCTACGCCACCCTCGGACCCCGCCTCGAGGTGGCGACGGTCCGCGACCCCGAGTCCGCGCTGCTCCTGCCCACGGCCGAGGTCGGCGCGGACGACGTGTGGCTCGGCGGCGTCGAGCAGCACCTCGACCAGCGGGCGGGCACCGCAGACGTCATGGTGATCGCCCAGGGCGACGGTCACGACCGCCTGGACGAGCTCGCGAGCACCGTCGGCGATCTCCTCGACGCGTGGGGTGTCGGCGCGGACGACTTCGCCGTGGTCGAGGCGAATCCCCCGGTCGACGGGCACGTGCGCGCCGCGCTCGAGGAGCGGTTCGGCGACCATCGGTTCCACTCCTTCGGCGAGGTCGTGACGCACGGCCTGCCGGCCCGTCGCGGACAGCGCTGGATCACGACGCGCTACCACCCGCACCTCCTGGCCGCGGCGGTCGGCGCGAGCGGGGTCGCGATCTCGGTGTCCGACGGCTATTACGACGTCAAGCACCGGGCCGTCACCGCGGCCGGCTCCGGGTGGCCCGTCATCGGCATCGGCGACGCGCCCGTGGACGCGGGCGACGCGGGGGACCTTCCCGGACGGGCCGGTGAGCACGCGGCGGGACTCGCTCGCCTCGCCGCGCGGATCCACGCCTGA
- a CDS encoding glycoside hydrolase family 65 protein, with protein MSPSHEAPPVHEYLDRTRFPVDEWRLVEQRYDASDLGVTETLFAVGNGYLGLRGNVEEGRDSHAHGTFLNGFHETWPIRHAEEAFGFARVGQTIVNAPDAKVIRLYVDDEPLLLPIADILEYERAIDFREGVLRREIVWRSPSGKRVRIRSTRMVSFHQRHLAVMTFEVTMLDAAAPVAISSQILNRQDGEDEYHVRSKSMGEGVDPRKAEALERRVLDPQHSRGSIEDGRVELGFRTHDSGMTLGVAADHRLETANPSTTQITVEDDLAKMTFRVDAQPGEPITLTKVVAYHTSRGVPVRELIDRCRRTLDRVRQDGLEQQHLDQRTWLDDFWARSDVEVPGQPEVQQAVRWNLFQVLQASARAEGNGIPAKGVTGSGYSGHYFWDTEIYALPFLTYTTPQIARSALRFRYTLLDSARKRAHELAQQGALYAWRTINGEEASAYYAAGTAQYHIDADISFALNKYVRATGDTDFLIREGIDILVETARMFVDLGFWRSEEDGSFHIHGVTGPDEYTTVVNDNLFTNVMARFNLASAAASVRELAERDGLEYEQVVRRLDLTDDEVASWEQAAIDMAIPFDEHLGIHPQDFHFLDREVWDLDNTPLDKRPLLLNYHPLVIYRFQVLKQADVVLALFLQGDQFTPEQKRADFEYYDPITTGDSTLSAVVQSIIAAEVGYADLAYRYFLSALYVDLADRHANTSDGVHVASTGGVWSALASGFGGFRDHGGEFTIDPRLPESWHELTYRVTLRGTRVRVTVRDTEVELTVEDGDSAALSVRGEAVTVQKGSPVTVPLADQGPRLAGQPRPVPGRQRGDGSVITATVPGI; from the coding sequence ATGAGCCCATCGCACGAGGCACCGCCGGTGCACGAGTACCTCGACCGCACCCGTTTCCCCGTCGACGAGTGGCGGCTCGTCGAGCAGCGCTACGACGCCAGTGACCTGGGCGTCACCGAGACCCTCTTCGCGGTCGGCAACGGCTACCTCGGCCTGCGCGGCAACGTCGAGGAGGGACGCGACTCGCACGCCCACGGCACCTTCCTGAACGGCTTCCACGAGACGTGGCCCATCCGCCACGCGGAGGAGGCTTTCGGCTTCGCCCGGGTCGGGCAGACCATCGTGAACGCCCCCGACGCCAAGGTCATCCGCCTGTACGTCGACGACGAGCCGCTGCTCCTGCCGATCGCCGACATCCTCGAGTACGAGCGGGCCATCGACTTCCGCGAAGGCGTCCTGCGTCGCGAGATCGTGTGGCGCAGCCCGTCGGGCAAGCGGGTGCGCATCCGCTCGACCCGCATGGTCTCGTTCCACCAGCGCCACCTGGCCGTCATGACCTTCGAGGTCACGATGCTCGACGCCGCGGCCCCGGTCGCGATCAGCTCGCAGATCCTCAACCGCCAGGACGGCGAGGACGAGTACCACGTCCGTTCCAAGTCGATGGGCGAAGGCGTCGACCCGCGCAAGGCCGAGGCGCTCGAGCGCCGCGTGCTCGATCCCCAGCACAGCCGCGGCAGCATCGAGGACGGACGCGTCGAGCTCGGCTTCCGCACCCACGACAGCGGCATGACGCTCGGCGTCGCGGCCGACCACCGCCTCGAGACCGCCAACCCGTCCACGACCCAGATCACGGTCGAGGACGACCTCGCCAAGATGACGTTCCGGGTCGACGCGCAGCCCGGCGAGCCCATCACCCTCACCAAGGTCGTGGCGTACCACACCTCGCGCGGGGTCCCCGTGCGCGAGCTGATCGACCGCTGCCGGCGCACGCTCGACCGGGTCCGACAGGACGGTCTGGAGCAGCAGCACCTCGACCAGCGCACGTGGCTCGACGACTTCTGGGCACGGTCCGACGTCGAGGTGCCGGGCCAGCCCGAGGTCCAGCAGGCCGTGCGCTGGAACCTGTTCCAGGTGCTCCAGGCCTCGGCCCGCGCCGAGGGCAACGGCATCCCCGCGAAGGGCGTGACGGGCTCGGGCTACAGCGGTCACTACTTCTGGGACACCGAGATCTACGCGCTCCCGTTCCTCACGTACACGACTCCGCAGATCGCCCGATCCGCGCTCCGCTTCCGCTACACGCTGCTCGACTCCGCCCGCAAGCGGGCCCACGAGCTGGCCCAGCAGGGCGCGCTCTACGCCTGGCGCACGATCAACGGCGAGGAGGCCTCGGCCTACTACGCGGCCGGCACGGCGCAGTACCACATCGACGCCGACATCTCGTTCGCCCTGAACAAGTACGTGCGGGCCACGGGCGACACCGACTTCCTGATCCGCGAGGGCATCGACATCCTCGTCGAGACGGCCCGGATGTTCGTCGACCTCGGTTTCTGGCGCTCCGAGGAGGACGGCTCGTTCCACATCCACGGCGTCACGGGCCCCGACGAGTACACGACCGTCGTCAACGACAACCTGTTCACCAACGTCATGGCGCGCTTCAACCTCGCGAGCGCGGCGGCCTCGGTCCGCGAGCTCGCCGAGCGCGACGGACTCGAGTACGAGCAGGTCGTCCGCCGGCTCGACCTCACCGACGACGAGGTCGCGTCGTGGGAGCAGGCCGCCATCGACATGGCGATCCCGTTCGACGAGCACCTCGGCATCCACCCGCAGGACTTCCACTTCCTCGACCGGGAGGTGTGGGACCTCGACAACACCCCGCTCGACAAGCGGCCCCTGCTGCTGAACTACCACCCGCTCGTGATCTACCGCTTCCAGGTGCTCAAGCAGGCCGATGTCGTGCTCGCGCTGTTCCTGCAGGGCGACCAGTTCACGCCCGAGCAGAAGCGCGCCGACTTCGAGTACTACGACCCGATCACCACCGGCGACTCCACGCTGTCGGCCGTCGTGCAGTCGATCATCGCGGCCGAGGTGGGGTACGCCGACCTCGCGTACCGCTACTTCCTGTCGGCGCTCTACGTCGACCTCGCCGATCGTCACGCCAACACCTCCGACGGCGTACACGTCGCGTCCACGGGTGGCGTGTGGAGCGCCCTGGCCTCCGGGTTCGGTGGCTTCCGCGACCACGGTGGCGAGTTCACGATCGATCCTCGCCTGCCCGAGAGCTGGCACGAGCTCACCTACCGCGTCACCCTGCGGGGCACGCGGGTCCGGGTCACGGTGCGGGACACCGAGGTCGAGCTCACGGTCGAGGACGGCGACTCCGCCGCCCTGTCGGTGCGCGGCGAGGCGGTCACGGTCCAGAAGGGTTCGCCCGTCACGGTCCCCCTCGCCGACCAGGGTCCGCGTCTCGCGGGTCAGCCCCGGCCGGTGCCGGGGCGTCAGCGCGGCGACGGCTCGGTCATCACGGCCACGGTGCCCGGCATCTGA